The following are from one region of the Magallana gigas chromosome 6, xbMagGiga1.1, whole genome shotgun sequence genome:
- the LOC105337162 gene encoding uncharacterized protein — protein sequence MMNNVCKVKDKLLCDILEDPYSFWDKIPCPPPSNPQILFQVDYRQLLGEDDGLRIIFRIARRCDIPVPEMLTSPARLGGNAIFTHCDSNCVNAIVFSCLIFFIVMVIVVIYIARNQSRFKSLSMVPNRSRMRCHCIQLDGEKKYSGCNGNCQFSSGKYTKTGSMARQSKKSLEHSEPLESTYRKFPCVDVFDSQIAPVRCEKTGSGHYEDLKKYNSRINEFTLLRKAFKKYYGKDIDFTESPYSRKTEETYACGSDDIEMTSMNSEESPKSAGKRSDSDFDENAENHYNDIDCDLMINEVNLSNSTYSFSSSTNHIYATIRKSVFDANCRPCLLKEPFTSSTLKSIYSDDSDCEGSLIRDKDRSSGIDFQRLHTKHVFERLTSTGSNRTDLSFLSDDSVELLVPDRNSRCSTFK from the exons ATGATGAATAATGTCTGCAAAGTCAAAGACAAATTGCTGTGCGACATATTGGAAGATCCATATTCCTTTTGGGACAAAATTCCTTGCCCACCGCCCTCGAACCCTCAAATTCTGTTTCAAGTGGATTACAGGCAACTTCTAGGTGAAGACGACGGGTTGAGAATAATATTTAGGATAGCGAGGCGCTGTGACATTCCTGTACCGGAAATGCTGACGTCGCCTGCTCGTCTTGGCGGGAACGCCATCTTTACTCACTGTGATTCTAACTGTGTGAACGCGATCgtattttcttgtttaatatTCTTTATTGTGATGGTGATTGTAGTTATATACATAGCAAG GAACCAGAGTCGATTCAAGTCTTTATCCATGGTGCCAAACAGATCACGGATGCGATGCCATTGTATCCAGCTCGACGGGGAGAAGAAATATAGTGGTTGTAAT GGAAACTGTCAGTTTAGTTCCGGTAAATATACAAAGACTGGATCAATGGCGAGACAAAGCAAAAAAAGTCTGGAACATTCCGAGCCATTAGAGAGCACTTACCGAAAATTTCCATGTGTGGATGTGTTCGACTCACAAATCGCGCCGGTGCGATGTGAAAAAACGGGAAGTGGGCATTATGAGGACCTTAAGAAATATAATTCTCGAATCAACGAATTCACCTTGTTAAGGAAAGCATTCAAAAAGTACTACGGTAAAGATATTGATTTCACGGAGTCACCGTATTCTCGGAAAACGGAAGAGACGTATGCTTGCGGAAGTGACGACATAGAAATGACGTCGATGAATTCTGAAGAAAGTCCGAAAAGTGCCGGGAAACGTTCGGATTCTGATTTCGACGAAAATGCTGAAAATCATTATAACGATATAGATTGTGATTTGATGATCAATGAAGTCAATCTATCCAACTCTACATACAGCTTTAGCAGCTCGACGAACCACATATACGCAACGATAAGAAAAAGTGTGTTCGATGCGAATTGTAGACCTTGTTTACTGAAGGAACCGTTTACAAGTAGTACGTTAAAATCGATTTATTCGGATGATTCTGATTGTGAAGGGAGTTTAATTCGCGATAAAGACCGGTCGTCTGGAATAGATTTCCAAAGACTGCACACAAAGCACGTGTTCGAACGATTGACTTCAACAGGATCGAATAGAACCGATCTCTCGTTTCTCAGCGACGACTCGGTCGAACTCTTGGTTCCTGATAGAAATTCGCGTTGTTCGACATTCAAGTGA
- the LOC105337163 gene encoding uncharacterized protein isoform X2, which yields MKSTSQSLGDCNKSTDRECSDGEFVTHLYSNPDALWDTFPCPPPWKPELILELPWKDRLGEEDGDRLRQRLASRCGLDLVKLQAVALQDSLIFRDCDIYCFIGILIGILTVCVSIAMVTVIIRRRKKSSKKADSRKETRVFLTTGGVQTKLIDGETSPPDQSEKWTMGFSRFWRKSNIYESNEPNGHVKDRSENESLTYSGADTSNTYSSVKDSENSFSYPLSDLTSRNLRFGEDIMLEFKEKYGLRNSETSNGYQTKKVSSPVSNMLYDIRSPNPSVSNAMYQSNCQCGSCFLQSPNQIPRSCPCNICSQSNSSIPFRGQFVDARQNSVSAYPSSCQQCNSENVIGYCRSDHYDFEKFPYADDRINSGVQNHSTAYMDQENASLRVNSACSCKQCVQQKMMASDEDHSTYSTGSDVYGVPKTAMNYPRDIKCSCRQCMRMIPIAAYTKRLSRTGEYTRDETDMEIMPAEDINTDGPEHRKRKRSKPRPPISSTASSSDNTGSEKSFRSGKLKTNGSLFNSKLINR from the exons ATGAAAAGCACATCGCAATCTTTGGGTGAC TGTAATAAAAGTACAGATCGAGAATGCAGCGACGGCGAGTTTGTCACACATCTATATTCAAATCCAGATGCATTATGGGATACGTTTCCTTGCCCGCCTCCATGGAAACCAGAGCTGATTCTGGAGTTGCCATGGAAAGATCGCCTGGGTGAGGAAGATGGCGACAGGCTCCGTCAGAGACTGGCCAGCCGGTGTGGCCTTGACCTAGTCAAACTACAGGCAGTGGCGCTACAGGACTCTCTCATCTTCAGGGATTGTGATATCTATTGTTTTATAGGAATCCTTATTGGAATATTGACAGTATGTGTATCCATTGCCATGGTAACTGTCATCATACGAAG AAGAAAGAAATCCTCCAAAAAAGCAGATAGTAGAAAAGAGACTAGG GTGTTTCTTACAACTGGCGGTGTTCAAACGAAATTGATAGACGGAGAAACCAGTCCGCCTGATCAGAGCGAGAAATGGACTATGGGCTTTTCTCGTTTTTGGCGGAAGTCTAATATTTATGAGTCTAATGAACCAAATGGTCACGTGAAAGATAGATCCGAAAACGAGTCTCTGACCTACAGTGGAGCAGACACATCGAACACTTACAGTTCTGTTAAAGATAGTGAAAACAGCTTTTCTTATCCGTTGTCAGATTTGACCTCCAGAAACCTACGTTTTGGTGAAGATATAATGTTAGAATTCAAGGAAAAGTACGGGCTTCGAAATTCTGAAACATCTAATGGTTATCAAACCAAGAAAGTTAGTTCTCCAGTGAGTAATATGTTGTATGACATCCGCAGTCCCAACCCTTCTGTCAGCAACGCCATGTACCAAAGTAACTGTCAATGTGGGTCTTGTTTTCTCCAGTCACCAAATCAAATCCCGCGTAGTTGTCCGTGCAATATTTGTAGCCAATCAAATTCCTCCATTCCATTTAGAGGACAGTTTGTGGATGCAAGACAAAATAGTGTTAGTGCATATCCTTCGTCTTGTCAGCAATGCAATTCTGAAAATGTTATCGGCTATTGTCGATCGGACCATTATGATTTCGAGAAATTTCCGTACGCAGACGACAGAATAAATTCAGGTGTTCAGAATCATTCCACAGCTTATATGGATCAAGAAAATGCTTCTCTCCGCGTAAATAGCGCTTGTAGTTGTAAACAATGTGTTCAACAGAAAATGATGGCGTCCGATGAAGACCATTCGACGTATTCTACAGGAAGTGACGTCTATGGCGTCCCGAAAACCGCCATGAATTATCCCAGAGATATAAAATGTAGTTGTCGACAATGTATGCGGATGATTCCCATAGCTGCTTATACCAAACGACTTTCAAGGACTGGGGAATATACAAGGGACGAAACAGATATGGAAATCATGCCGGCAGAAGACATCAATACCGATGGACCGGAACACAGAAAGCGCAAGCGCAGTAAACCAAGACCACCTATATCGTCGACAGCTTCCTCTTCAGATAACACGGGAAGTGAGAAGTCGTTTAGAAGTGGAAAACTAAAAACAAACGGTTCCCTTTTCAATTCAAAGTTAATCAACAGATAA
- the LOC105337163 gene encoding uncharacterized protein isoform X1: MGFDDFICSIWTLLTVGYFVQIVECTQNRCNKSTDRECSDGEFVTHLYSNPDALWDTFPCPPPWKPELILELPWKDRLGEEDGDRLRQRLASRCGLDLVKLQAVALQDSLIFRDCDIYCFIGILIGILTVCVSIAMVTVIIRRRKKSSKKADSRKETRVFLTTGGVQTKLIDGETSPPDQSEKWTMGFSRFWRKSNIYESNEPNGHVKDRSENESLTYSGADTSNTYSSVKDSENSFSYPLSDLTSRNLRFGEDIMLEFKEKYGLRNSETSNGYQTKKVSSPVSNMLYDIRSPNPSVSNAMYQSNCQCGSCFLQSPNQIPRSCPCNICSQSNSSIPFRGQFVDARQNSVSAYPSSCQQCNSENVIGYCRSDHYDFEKFPYADDRINSGVQNHSTAYMDQENASLRVNSACSCKQCVQQKMMASDEDHSTYSTGSDVYGVPKTAMNYPRDIKCSCRQCMRMIPIAAYTKRLSRTGEYTRDETDMEIMPAEDINTDGPEHRKRKRSKPRPPISSTASSSDNTGSEKSFRSGKLKTNGSLFNSKLINR, from the exons TGTAATAAAAGTACAGATCGAGAATGCAGCGACGGCGAGTTTGTCACACATCTATATTCAAATCCAGATGCATTATGGGATACGTTTCCTTGCCCGCCTCCATGGAAACCAGAGCTGATTCTGGAGTTGCCATGGAAAGATCGCCTGGGTGAGGAAGATGGCGACAGGCTCCGTCAGAGACTGGCCAGCCGGTGTGGCCTTGACCTAGTCAAACTACAGGCAGTGGCGCTACAGGACTCTCTCATCTTCAGGGATTGTGATATCTATTGTTTTATAGGAATCCTTATTGGAATATTGACAGTATGTGTATCCATTGCCATGGTAACTGTCATCATACGAAG AAGAAAGAAATCCTCCAAAAAAGCAGATAGTAGAAAAGAGACTAGG GTGTTTCTTACAACTGGCGGTGTTCAAACGAAATTGATAGACGGAGAAACCAGTCCGCCTGATCAGAGCGAGAAATGGACTATGGGCTTTTCTCGTTTTTGGCGGAAGTCTAATATTTATGAGTCTAATGAACCAAATGGTCACGTGAAAGATAGATCCGAAAACGAGTCTCTGACCTACAGTGGAGCAGACACATCGAACACTTACAGTTCTGTTAAAGATAGTGAAAACAGCTTTTCTTATCCGTTGTCAGATTTGACCTCCAGAAACCTACGTTTTGGTGAAGATATAATGTTAGAATTCAAGGAAAAGTACGGGCTTCGAAATTCTGAAACATCTAATGGTTATCAAACCAAGAAAGTTAGTTCTCCAGTGAGTAATATGTTGTATGACATCCGCAGTCCCAACCCTTCTGTCAGCAACGCCATGTACCAAAGTAACTGTCAATGTGGGTCTTGTTTTCTCCAGTCACCAAATCAAATCCCGCGTAGTTGTCCGTGCAATATTTGTAGCCAATCAAATTCCTCCATTCCATTTAGAGGACAGTTTGTGGATGCAAGACAAAATAGTGTTAGTGCATATCCTTCGTCTTGTCAGCAATGCAATTCTGAAAATGTTATCGGCTATTGTCGATCGGACCATTATGATTTCGAGAAATTTCCGTACGCAGACGACAGAATAAATTCAGGTGTTCAGAATCATTCCACAGCTTATATGGATCAAGAAAATGCTTCTCTCCGCGTAAATAGCGCTTGTAGTTGTAAACAATGTGTTCAACAGAAAATGATGGCGTCCGATGAAGACCATTCGACGTATTCTACAGGAAGTGACGTCTATGGCGTCCCGAAAACCGCCATGAATTATCCCAGAGATATAAAATGTAGTTGTCGACAATGTATGCGGATGATTCCCATAGCTGCTTATACCAAACGACTTTCAAGGACTGGGGAATATACAAGGGACGAAACAGATATGGAAATCATGCCGGCAGAAGACATCAATACCGATGGACCGGAACACAGAAAGCGCAAGCGCAGTAAACCAAGACCACCTATATCGTCGACAGCTTCCTCTTCAGATAACACGGGAAGTGAGAAGTCGTTTAGAAGTGGAAAACTAAAAACAAACGGTTCCCTTTTCAATTCAAAGTTAATCAACAGATAA
- the LOC105337163 gene encoding uncharacterized protein isoform X4 has translation MPCNKSTDRECSDGEFVTHLYSNPDALWDTFPCPPPWKPELILELPWKDRLGEEDGDRLRQRLASRCGLDLVKLQAVALQDSLIFRDCDIYCFIGILIGILTVCVSIAMVTVIIRRRKKSSKKADSRKETRVFLTTGGVQTKLIDGETSPPDQSEKWTMGFSRFWRKSNIYESNEPNGHVKDRSENESLTYSGADTSNTYSSVKDSENSFSYPLSDLTSRNLRFGEDIMLEFKEKYGLRNSETSNGYQTKKVSSPVSNMLYDIRSPNPSVSNAMYQSNCQCGSCFLQSPNQIPRSCPCNICSQSNSSIPFRGQFVDARQNSVSAYPSSCQQCNSENVIGYCRSDHYDFEKFPYADDRINSGVQNHSTAYMDQENASLRVNSACSCKQCVQQKMMASDEDHSTYSTGSDVYGVPKTAMNYPRDIKCSCRQCMRMIPIAAYTKRLSRTGEYTRDETDMEIMPAEDINTDGPEHRKRKRSKPRPPISSTASSSDNTGSEKSFRSGKLKTNGSLFNSKLINR, from the exons TGTAATAAAAGTACAGATCGAGAATGCAGCGACGGCGAGTTTGTCACACATCTATATTCAAATCCAGATGCATTATGGGATACGTTTCCTTGCCCGCCTCCATGGAAACCAGAGCTGATTCTGGAGTTGCCATGGAAAGATCGCCTGGGTGAGGAAGATGGCGACAGGCTCCGTCAGAGACTGGCCAGCCGGTGTGGCCTTGACCTAGTCAAACTACAGGCAGTGGCGCTACAGGACTCTCTCATCTTCAGGGATTGTGATATCTATTGTTTTATAGGAATCCTTATTGGAATATTGACAGTATGTGTATCCATTGCCATGGTAACTGTCATCATACGAAG AAGAAAGAAATCCTCCAAAAAAGCAGATAGTAGAAAAGAGACTAGG GTGTTTCTTACAACTGGCGGTGTTCAAACGAAATTGATAGACGGAGAAACCAGTCCGCCTGATCAGAGCGAGAAATGGACTATGGGCTTTTCTCGTTTTTGGCGGAAGTCTAATATTTATGAGTCTAATGAACCAAATGGTCACGTGAAAGATAGATCCGAAAACGAGTCTCTGACCTACAGTGGAGCAGACACATCGAACACTTACAGTTCTGTTAAAGATAGTGAAAACAGCTTTTCTTATCCGTTGTCAGATTTGACCTCCAGAAACCTACGTTTTGGTGAAGATATAATGTTAGAATTCAAGGAAAAGTACGGGCTTCGAAATTCTGAAACATCTAATGGTTATCAAACCAAGAAAGTTAGTTCTCCAGTGAGTAATATGTTGTATGACATCCGCAGTCCCAACCCTTCTGTCAGCAACGCCATGTACCAAAGTAACTGTCAATGTGGGTCTTGTTTTCTCCAGTCACCAAATCAAATCCCGCGTAGTTGTCCGTGCAATATTTGTAGCCAATCAAATTCCTCCATTCCATTTAGAGGACAGTTTGTGGATGCAAGACAAAATAGTGTTAGTGCATATCCTTCGTCTTGTCAGCAATGCAATTCTGAAAATGTTATCGGCTATTGTCGATCGGACCATTATGATTTCGAGAAATTTCCGTACGCAGACGACAGAATAAATTCAGGTGTTCAGAATCATTCCACAGCTTATATGGATCAAGAAAATGCTTCTCTCCGCGTAAATAGCGCTTGTAGTTGTAAACAATGTGTTCAACAGAAAATGATGGCGTCCGATGAAGACCATTCGACGTATTCTACAGGAAGTGACGTCTATGGCGTCCCGAAAACCGCCATGAATTATCCCAGAGATATAAAATGTAGTTGTCGACAATGTATGCGGATGATTCCCATAGCTGCTTATACCAAACGACTTTCAAGGACTGGGGAATATACAAGGGACGAAACAGATATGGAAATCATGCCGGCAGAAGACATCAATACCGATGGACCGGAACACAGAAAGCGCAAGCGCAGTAAACCAAGACCACCTATATCGTCGACAGCTTCCTCTTCAGATAACACGGGAAGTGAGAAGTCGTTTAGAAGTGGAAAACTAAAAACAAACGGTTCCCTTTTCAATTCAAAGTTAATCAACAGATAA
- the LOC105337163 gene encoding uncharacterized protein isoform X3 — protein MPECNKSTDRECSDGEFVTHLYSNPDALWDTFPCPPPWKPELILELPWKDRLGEEDGDRLRQRLASRCGLDLVKLQAVALQDSLIFRDCDIYCFIGILIGILTVCVSIAMVTVIIRRRKKSSKKADSRKETRVFLTTGGVQTKLIDGETSPPDQSEKWTMGFSRFWRKSNIYESNEPNGHVKDRSENESLTYSGADTSNTYSSVKDSENSFSYPLSDLTSRNLRFGEDIMLEFKEKYGLRNSETSNGYQTKKVSSPVSNMLYDIRSPNPSVSNAMYQSNCQCGSCFLQSPNQIPRSCPCNICSQSNSSIPFRGQFVDARQNSVSAYPSSCQQCNSENVIGYCRSDHYDFEKFPYADDRINSGVQNHSTAYMDQENASLRVNSACSCKQCVQQKMMASDEDHSTYSTGSDVYGVPKTAMNYPRDIKCSCRQCMRMIPIAAYTKRLSRTGEYTRDETDMEIMPAEDINTDGPEHRKRKRSKPRPPISSTASSSDNTGSEKSFRSGKLKTNGSLFNSKLINR, from the exons ATGCCAGAA TGTAATAAAAGTACAGATCGAGAATGCAGCGACGGCGAGTTTGTCACACATCTATATTCAAATCCAGATGCATTATGGGATACGTTTCCTTGCCCGCCTCCATGGAAACCAGAGCTGATTCTGGAGTTGCCATGGAAAGATCGCCTGGGTGAGGAAGATGGCGACAGGCTCCGTCAGAGACTGGCCAGCCGGTGTGGCCTTGACCTAGTCAAACTACAGGCAGTGGCGCTACAGGACTCTCTCATCTTCAGGGATTGTGATATCTATTGTTTTATAGGAATCCTTATTGGAATATTGACAGTATGTGTATCCATTGCCATGGTAACTGTCATCATACGAAG AAGAAAGAAATCCTCCAAAAAAGCAGATAGTAGAAAAGAGACTAGG GTGTTTCTTACAACTGGCGGTGTTCAAACGAAATTGATAGACGGAGAAACCAGTCCGCCTGATCAGAGCGAGAAATGGACTATGGGCTTTTCTCGTTTTTGGCGGAAGTCTAATATTTATGAGTCTAATGAACCAAATGGTCACGTGAAAGATAGATCCGAAAACGAGTCTCTGACCTACAGTGGAGCAGACACATCGAACACTTACAGTTCTGTTAAAGATAGTGAAAACAGCTTTTCTTATCCGTTGTCAGATTTGACCTCCAGAAACCTACGTTTTGGTGAAGATATAATGTTAGAATTCAAGGAAAAGTACGGGCTTCGAAATTCTGAAACATCTAATGGTTATCAAACCAAGAAAGTTAGTTCTCCAGTGAGTAATATGTTGTATGACATCCGCAGTCCCAACCCTTCTGTCAGCAACGCCATGTACCAAAGTAACTGTCAATGTGGGTCTTGTTTTCTCCAGTCACCAAATCAAATCCCGCGTAGTTGTCCGTGCAATATTTGTAGCCAATCAAATTCCTCCATTCCATTTAGAGGACAGTTTGTGGATGCAAGACAAAATAGTGTTAGTGCATATCCTTCGTCTTGTCAGCAATGCAATTCTGAAAATGTTATCGGCTATTGTCGATCGGACCATTATGATTTCGAGAAATTTCCGTACGCAGACGACAGAATAAATTCAGGTGTTCAGAATCATTCCACAGCTTATATGGATCAAGAAAATGCTTCTCTCCGCGTAAATAGCGCTTGTAGTTGTAAACAATGTGTTCAACAGAAAATGATGGCGTCCGATGAAGACCATTCGACGTATTCTACAGGAAGTGACGTCTATGGCGTCCCGAAAACCGCCATGAATTATCCCAGAGATATAAAATGTAGTTGTCGACAATGTATGCGGATGATTCCCATAGCTGCTTATACCAAACGACTTTCAAGGACTGGGGAATATACAAGGGACGAAACAGATATGGAAATCATGCCGGCAGAAGACATCAATACCGATGGACCGGAACACAGAAAGCGCAAGCGCAGTAAACCAAGACCACCTATATCGTCGACAGCTTCCTCTTCAGATAACACGGGAAGTGAGAAGTCGTTTAGAAGTGGAAAACTAAAAACAAACGGTTCCCTTTTCAATTCAAAGTTAATCAACAGATAA